Proteins encoded together in one Vigna angularis cultivar LongXiaoDou No.4 chromosome 5, ASM1680809v1, whole genome shotgun sequence window:
- the LOC108340385 gene encoding receptor-like serine/threonine-protein kinase NCRK has product MKPQLKIALALVISLLWIQSSFCDEASDNLNKWRCRCSFEGNRSFSLANCSKSCDCHSDAEESASVWKCICDSNGFPQVAADGHSPNCFKACNCTWGTVSNRGGSKKRVSIKIVVVILLICVICTTMAFLVSLLCHVYRRDRCTIQSPIFSTYKETSSGSSTNLISHRSGVSSVPETKFAINSPICHITGCFQKASFLFGSPKETYHGNIFPFSLAELENATENFSSSNLIGLGGSSYVYHGRLKDGSNVAVKRLKDQGGPEADSAFFKEIELLSRLHHCHLVPLLGYCSELKGKHVQRLLVFDYMANGNLRDCLDGVSGKHIDWTTRVMIALGAAKGLEYLHEAAAPRILHRDVKSTNILLDENWQAKITDLGMAKNLRSDDLPSCSNSPARMQGTFGYFAPEYAIVGRASLESDVFSFGVVLLELISGRQPIHKSTGKEESLVIWATPRLQDSRRVIIELVDPQLKGNFPEEEVQVMAYLAKECLLLDPDTRPTMSEVVQILLSISPGKSRRRRNITGSLFQDEEKQRQATPSKFPTHSSLPIYLDHNHSVKNKSNEADPVSAEYMESLIILAAKSDGSCVSEEEMVDLTEPRFESFCITSGKAP; this is encoded by the exons ATGAAGCCACAGCTCAAAATTGCTCTTGCTCTAGTTATTAGCTTGCTTTGGATTCAGAGCTCATTTTGTG ATGAAGCTTCTGATAACCTAAACAAGTGGAGATGTAGATGTTCTTTTGAAGGGAATCGGAGTTTCTCTCTGGCTAATTGTTCTAAGTCCTGTGATTGCCACTCAG ATGCTGAAGAAAGTGCATCCGTATGGAAATGCATATGCGATTCAAATGGGTTTCCCCAAGTGGCAGCAGATGGTCATAGCCCTAATTGTTTTAAAGCTTGCAACTGCACTTGGG GAACTGTCAGCAATAGGGGAGGTTCAAAGAAACGTGTTTCCATCAAGATTGTTGTAGTTATCCTATTAATATGTGTTATATGCACAACCATGGCGTTTCTTGTCTCACTCTTATGCCATGTATACAGAAGGGACAGATGTACTATTCAATCACCCATATTCTCAACATATAAGGAAACAAGTAGTGGTAGTTCCACCAACTTAATTAGTCATAGGTCAGGGGTTTCCTCGGTGCCAGAAACAAAATTTGCTATAAATTCTCCAATTTGTCATATTACAG GATGCTTTCAGAAAGCCTCTTTCTTATTTGGGAGCCCAAAAGAAACTTACCATggaaatatttttccattttccttAGCTGAACTGGAAAATGCCACTGAAAACTTTTCCTCTTCCAACCTGATTGGACTAGGCGGAAGCAGTTATGTATACCATGGTCGGCTGAAAGATGGTAGCAATGTGGCAGTTAAACGACTAAAAGATCAAGGAGGGCCAGAAGCAGACTCTGCATTTTTCAAGGAG ATTGAACTATTATCTAGACTTCATCATTGTCATTTGGTGCCTTTGCTCGGATACTGTTCAGAGTTAAAAGGAAAACATGTTCAGAGGTTACTTGTATTTGACTACATGGCTAATGGAAATTTGAGGGACTGTTTAGATGGAGTTTCTGGAAAACATATAGATTGGACTACTCGTGTAATGATTGCGTTAGGAGCTGCGAAGGGCTTGGAGTATCTCCATGAAGCAGCTGCTCCAAGAATTCTTCATAGAGATGTCAAATCAACTAACATTCTTCTGGATGAAAATTGGCAAGCAAAA ATAACTGATCTTGGCATGGCTAAAAACCTGAGATCTGATGACCTCCCTAGCTGTTCAAATTCTCCAGCAAGAATGCAGGGTACATTTGGCTATTTTGCACCTGAGTATGCCATTGTTGGTAGAGCTTCTCTTGAGTCAGATGTCTTTAGTTTTGGTGTGGTTCTTCTTGAGCTTATCAGTGGTCGGCAGCCCATCCATAAATCAACTGGCAAAGAAGAAAGCCTTGTTATATGG GCTACTCCTCGCTTACAGGATAGTAGGCGAGTAATAATTGAGCTGGTTGATCCACAATTAAAAGGAAATTTTCCAGAAGAAGAGGTGCAGGTGATGGCATACTTAGCAAAGGAGTGTTTGCTGCTAGATCCTGACACTCGACCAACCATGAGTGAGGTTGTTCAGATTCTTTTAAGTATTTCCCCAGGAAAATCTAGGAGGAGAAGAAACATTACAGGCAGCCTCTTTCAG GATGAAGAAAAGCAAAGGCAAGCCACACCCAGTAAATTTCCAACGCATAGTTCACTGCCAATATATCTTGATCATAATCATTCTGTTAAGAACAAAAGTAATGAAGCAGATCCAGTTTCAGCTGAGTATATGGAGAGTTTGATCATCTTGGCTGCAAAATCTGATGGCTCTTGTGTATCAGAAGAGGAAATGGTAGACCTAACTGAGCCTAGGTTTGAATCCTTTTGCATCACCTCTGGCAAAGCCCCTTGA
- the LOC108340500 gene encoding E3 ubiquitin-protein ligase WAV3, with protein sequence MGSKWRKLKLALGLDSCVHIPRTFDDSSATGKFSGSVSPSVVSPAGDTSGYRPSTPTPSSSGLRLPKSGPKSPKGTCAICLYTMKPGQGHAIFTAECSHSFHFHCITSNVKHGNQICPVCRAKWKEVPFQSPTSNMPHDLPRINLVATRDEGWPTAVRRLPSPQGDAARPISSLYHVNEPAIFDDDEALDQQTSITHHKDETDHDKINTVEIKTFPEVSAVPKSASHDAFAVLIHLKAPHSGRKPHIGQNVESSPPDENTRASVDLVTVLDVSGSMAGTKLALLKRAMGFVIQNLGPSDRLSVIAFSSTARRIFPLRLMTETGRQQALQAVNSLVSNGGTNIAEGLRKGAKVFADRKWKNSVSSIILLSDGQDTYTVNSRPNTGTDYQSLVPNSIHRNNGVGMQIPVHAFGFGSDHDATSMHSISEISGGTFSFIEAEDVIQDAFAQCIGGLLSVVVQELQVEVGCVHPHLQLSSVKAGSYQTSLMANARLATISVGDLYAEEERDFLVTVNVPVHESTDEMPLLIVRGLYRDPITKEMVALEENSEVKIQRPDIAEELVVSIEVDRQRNRLQAAEAMAEARVAAERGDLSSAVSVLDNCHKALSETISAQAADRLCVALSAELKEMQERMANQRVYEQSGRAYVLSGLSSHSWQRATARGDSTDSSSLVQAYQTPSMVDMVTRSQTMVFGAPQNKRVLRPAKSFPDRQRRQ encoded by the exons atgggaaGCAAGTGGAGAAAATTGAAGCTGGCTCTTGGTTTGGATTCCTGTGTTCACATTCCTAGAACCTTTGATGATTCCTCCGCCACAGGCAAGTTTTCCGGCAGCGTCTCACCCAGCGTCGTGTCGCCGGCCGGCGACACCTCCGGCTATCGCCCATCGACTCCCACGCCGTCCTCCTCTGGTCTACGGTTACCCAAATCCGGACCCAAATCTCCCAAG GGTACGTGTGCAATATGCCTTTACACAATGAAACCAGGGCAGGGCCATGCCATTTTCACTGCAGAATGTTCTCACTCTTTCCATTTTCACTGCATCACTTCTAATGTGAAACATGGGAACCAGATTTGCCCTGTCTGCCGAGCAAAATGGAAAGAAGTTCCTTTTCAGAGTCCTACTTCTAATATGCCCCATGACTTGCCTCGAATTAACCTTGTTGCTACTCGAGATGAAGGCTGGCCAACTGCCGTACGGAGGCTTCCTTCTCCTCAAGGTGATGCTGCTCGGCCGATTTCTTCACTTTATCATGTTAATGAACCTGctatttttgatgatgatgaagccCTGGATCAACAAACTTCAATTACCCATCATAAAGATGAAACTGACCATGATAAGATAAATACAGTGGAGATCAAAACATTTCCTGAGGTTTCAGCTGTTCCAAAATCGGCCTCTCATGATGCCTTTGCTGTATTAATCCATCTCAAAGCTCCTCATTCAGGGAGAAAACCACATATTGGACAAAATGTTGAATCATCACCTCCGGATGAGAATACTCGAGCCTCAGTTGATCTTGTTACAGTTCTTGATGTGAGTGGTAGCATGGCAGGTACTAAACTAGCGTTGCTAAAACGTGCTATGGGTTTTGTCATTCAGAACCTTGGTCCATCAGACCGGCTGTCTGTCATTGCCTTCTCCTCCACAGCACGTCGCATCTTCCCTCTTCGGTTGATGACTGAGACTGGACGACAGCAGGCATTGCAGGCTGTTAATTCCCTGGTTTCAAATGGGGGCACAAACATTGCTGAAGGCCTGAGAAAAGGTGCCAAGGTGTTTGCTGATCGCAAATGGAAGAACTCCGTTAGCAGCATCATATTACTCTCTGATGGCCAGGATACATATACAGTCAATAGCAGGCCTAATACTGGAACAGATTACCAGTCACTTGTTCCAAACTCCATTCATCGAAATAATGGTGTTGGCATGCAGATTCCAGTGCATGCATTTGGGTTTGGCTCTGATCATGATGCCACTTCAATGCATTCAATCTCAGAGATATCTGGGGGTACATTTTCTTTTATCGAAGCTGAGGATGTGATCCAGGATGCATTTGCACAGTGTATCGGAGGACTCTTGAGTGTGGTGGTACAAGAATTACAAGTGGAAGTGGGGTGTGTTCATCCTCATTTACAACTTAGTTCTGTGAAAGCAGGAAGCTACCAAACAAGCTTGATGGCGAATGCAAGACTGGCTACTATCAGTGTGGGAGATTTGTACGCCGAAGAGGAAAGAGACTTTTTGGTGACAGTTAATGTTCCAGTTCATGAGTCAACTGATGAGATGCCTCTGTTGATTGTGAGAGGTCTTTACCGAGATCCCATAACAAAAGAAATGGTGGCTTTGGAAGAAAACAGTGAAGTTAAAATTCAGAGACCTGACATCGCTGAAGAACTAGTTGTGTCAATAGAGGTAGACAGACAGCGAAACAGGCTTCAAGCTGCTGAGGCCATGGCTGAGGCTAGAGTTGCAGCTGAACGTGGTGATTTGTCTAGTGCAGTTTCAGTCCTGGATAATTGTCACAAGGCATTGTCTGAAACCATTTCTGCTCAAGCTGCAGATAGATTATGTGTTGCTCTTTCTGCAGAGTTGAAGGAGATGCAGGAGAGGATGGCTAATCAACGTGTTTATGAGCAGTCTGGAAGGGCCTATGTCTTGTCAGGATTGAGTTCACATTCATGGCAGAGGGCAACCGCACGTGGTGATTCCACAGACAGCTCTAGCCTTGTGCAAGCATACCAAACTCCTTCAATGGTTGACATGGTGACGCGCTCCCAGACCATGGTTTTTGGAGCTCCGCAAAATAAACGAGTTCTCAGGCCTGCGAAGTCATTTCCTGATAGACAGAGAAGACAATAG